The sequence below is a genomic window from Candidatus Eremiobacterota bacterium.
CGGCCTTCCTGAAAAGCAGGGGAAGGGCATCACCTCCGGCATGGTCAGGGGAGACGGCGTAGTCAAAGATAAAGCCCTGCTTCTCCCCCGTGATGGTCTCCACAATATCCAGAAACAGTACAAGGTAAGCCACTGCCTTCCTGTCGCCGCTCCTCTCGGCGACAAAGACCTTGAAATCGCCTCCCTGGCCTATGAGGTGAGCCCTGCTTCTCAGGCTCCTCACATGAAAGCTCTTCACCTCGTCACCCATGGAAGACCACATCATCGAGAGAAACTGGTCCTTGCCCTCAAAGAGCGCGATGATCTCCTCGATATCCCCTGGTGTTCCCTCTCTGGCTTCAATATTCATAAATATAGACTTCAACAGGTGGAACGGAATGCCCTTCTTTCACCTGCCGCACCGAAACCATGGCATGGGGCATGCCACTCTTACGCCATCGGTCAAGGGGGAATAAGAGGATTTCACGGTGTTCTCTCGAATTCATGCTTCAAGGAATTCTTAATGGGAACCCACAAAGACTTTTCAGACCTTATCGCCTTTTACCAGAACCTTGACAGCAACCTGCCGAAGCTTGAGCAAGAAAATCCCTGCGGTTCCTGCAGAGAATGCTGCTCATACCACATAGTGCTCTCAGGTTATGAATTTGACTTCATGGACCTTGAGCTTTCCAGGATCGGCGCACCTTTCTCCCTTCATTTTTCCCCCCTTCTTCCCGGAAAGCGCGATCCCCGCCTGGGTGAGCCCCCCGCGCCCTGCCCCCTTCTGCTGAGAGAGGGTGGATGCCTTGTCTACCGGGCACGACCACTTGCCTGCCGCCTTATGGGAGGTTATCTCCCTTACCACTCGGAGCCTGTCGCCCGGTGCGTGTACCTCCCGCACCAGAAAGTCTATGCCACCGTCGAGGAGATACCTTCATGGAGCCACTATGAGAGGATCCTGAGAAGACACCCCTCGCTTCCAGGCTATTTCAGCGTCACATACGCTCCACTGGAGGCACCGCTTCAGCACAGTCAGTAAGAAACGGCACAATCATGGCATCAAAGCACCCCATACATCAAAGCAGCACTCTTCACTTCAAGCTCCCGGCAGGCAGAACCTCAGGACTGCTCGCGATCTTCCTCCTCTGTATTGTTGTCATGGCGTCAGGTGGCCGTATCGAAGCCGCCTCCCCCGTTCCCATGATGAACACGTTCACGATCCTCGATGACATTTTTCCAGCCACAGGTGATCTTTACCCTTATGAGAGGCAGCTGCTGAAGGATGACCGGGGAGTCTTCAATGTGGCTCTCTTTTCAGAAAAAGTCACCGCCAGCACCCCCCTTTACAGGATGTTTTCCCGCCTTCCCTTAAAGAGCGCCGACAAGAAAGCTCTGCTGCAGAATATCACCGACGGGGTGCTGAAAATCTACTTTGATCTTGGCGCCAGGCCGCCTGTATGGAACTACAACCGCATGCTCTTTGAGAGAGAGCTCGCCTCATACGGAATCAAAGAATTGTGCACGCCCCCTGACTTCGTTATCATCTCTCACGCCCATCTCCCCAACTATATCGGCGGTTTTGAGCTCATGCAGAAGTATTATCCCAATGTCCCCGTGTTCATCACCGAAGATATGAAGGAAGGCCTGATCTATTTCGATTCCAGAGATCTTACCGGGAGAAGGGTAAAAGCCAGGACTCCCATAGTGCTCCACCCCGGCGAGACTGTCCTTACCGATCACCTGAGCATCATAAACGGGAAGTATAGAAAAAAATGGGAAAACGTGATCCTCGATGGCACCAGGGTGGTAGAGCGCCGGGGCTATAAAAAGGAGCCAGAATATGAAAATGTCCTCAAGGTGAAGACCAGAGAGGGCCTGGCTCTCTTTGCCACCTGCATGCACTGCAAATTCCCCATGGACCGCAGAAATGCGCTCTATGTGGGCGGCTTCGAGGAGGAGCCGGAAATCATTCTGAAGGCCAGAAAGCTTTCGCCTTCGCTTCGGTTTTACCTTTACCACTGTGGAAACCCCGAATACCTCTCCGAAAAGCTGGGGGGAAAAGTGGATATCAGCTCATATGTGAAAAGGATCCGGCTCGGTGAGACCGTCTTCTTCAAGATCTGAAGAGAGGCGCCGGTACATTAATAATTTGTTCATTGCCCCGGGACCTCTTTTCTGCTACTATGGTGGTGCAGAGGTTCAGAGATAAGGGGTGGTAGATCATGGATCCTCTCTCACGGGCAGTTTCCCCGCAAGTTCCGCGCTCGTATCAGGCACCGGCAGAGAAGCCTGAAGAAATGTCCCTGCCGCATGACGCCTTTGAAAAGAATGGAGCAGAAAGGGGGAAACCCCCTGAGGCCGGGCAGGCGAAAAGCGTCTCGGCCATCGAGGGCGTTTCCGCCCGGACTCTTCCCCGGCCGATGACGGAAGAGGAAAAGGCATCATTCAGGGAGTACTTCCCGAAGCTTGACGTGGAGAGGGCCGTCGTATCTGCCGAGGCGACGCCGGAATACAACTGCATCTCCTGGACAGTAGGTGAGACCCACCAGTGGTTCTGGCCACCCCAGATGTACCCCGCCCTCACTCCCGACAAGGCCTTTGACATCTTCTACGGCGGCTATGGCCTTGTTCCCGCTGAACAGGGCACTGTGGCCCACTGGGTGAATGACGAGGGGCCCACTCATGGCTCCATTTCCGGGCCCGATCATGGCCCCCGGTGGGAGAGCAAGTGCGGGCAGGACCTGCAGATCCAGCATGACAGGGACGAACTGGACAGTGACGTCTATGGAAAGATTGCGAAATACTATGCCATGAAAGGAGCGCCGCGGGCAATGAAACAGGCCCAACCGCCCGAGATACCCAAGGAAGTTGCGGCGACCGTGAAGGAAAAAGCGGCACAGGTCCCCGCCGGGGTACGTGATGCTTTTAACAGCCGCTATGAGGACTGGATGGCCTTCCGAAAATCCCCCGGGGTGCGCATGTCCTCAAATCCTGCCGACTACTGCAAGACAGGAGCCTTCAAAGAGATCGTGGCCATGGGAGTGCAGGTCACTCCCCTTCTGATGGACAAGATTGCCTCGGGCGACTTTTTCTCCTACCAGGCCTGCCGGGAGATAGAGAAGGCTGCGGGACAGGGCGGCTTTGAGATTTCCCGCAGCGCGGGAGGCACCGATGAGGCGGTGAGCGAGCAGACAAGGGCGGCAAGGGCGCTCCTCGCCTGGCACCAGGATCAGCAGGAAAGCTGACCACCCCTGTCCTTATACCGGTAACAATGACAAGAGAGCCCCTTTGAGGGGCTCTCTTGTTCTGCCTCAGAGCCGGCTGTCAACTGCGGGGCTCTTGGAGAGCTTCTTGTCAAGGGCGATTGAGGAGGTCCCTGATTCCGGGGAGAAGGAGCAGGTTTGCCGCCACGATTGAAGAGGGAATCCCGGCGCCTGGTCCTTCTCTTGTAAAATCTTCCACTATCCCGCCTGCTTCCCTCACCATGACAATACCCGCCGCCACATCCCAGCTGTTGCAGTGCTCCAGCCAGAAGCCGTCAAGCTTTCCCGCTGCGGTGTAGGCAAGAGCCAGGGCCACTGAGCCTTGCAGCCTCACGACCCGGCACTGTGCGTATACCCTGGTAATAACCTCCATGTCCTTTCTGAACCCCTCGCCGCGGTAATAGGTGTCACCTGTGGCAAGCACGGCCTTCGAGAGATCAGTCTGCGAAGAGATTGTGACGGCCTCATCATTGAGCCAGACCCCCTTCCCCTTTTCCCCGTAAAAATATTCTTCCGTGACGGGGTTGTAAATGGCACCGCAGGTGAGGGAGCCCTGCTGCTCCAGGGCGATGGAGACGGCGAAGAAAGGGATGGCGTTTCCGTAGTTTGTCGTCCCGTCAAGAGGGTCTATGATCCACCTGAGAGGATTGTTCCCGATGCGCTCCCCCGACTCTTCGGCGATGATGTCGCTCCGGGGAAACCTTCTCTGTATCTCGCCGATGAGATAGGCCTCCGATTCAAGGTCAGCCCTCGTGACAAAACCGGCATCCTTCTTTTCCGTGAATTCAAGGGGGCGGCGGAAATACTTCAGCAGTATTTTCCCGGCGCCCCTGGCAAGGTGGGACATGAAATCCTTCATGGCGTCTCTTCTCCCTGGATAATCTGTGAAATACCACTCTATGGTTTCCCGGAAGCATCTGAAATTCCTGGATGGGATCCAGAGATTGAGCACTTCCGGGAAATATTTCTCCGGAAGAGGAGAGTGCTCACGGCAAGAGGGAATATTTGCAGTGAGATCCCAGATACCCAAGGAGTTCCGGTGGATTTCCTGAAAAAGATCCTGTCCCATCCCAAGAAAGAAATGAGCACCTTATCGCCTTATACCGGCGAGAAGGCCGCCATGGAAAAAACACCGGAAAAGGGGCTGCCACCGAATGACCATGCTTTTGAGCTGACCGATCCTCTCCTCATGAGGATTTTTCTGGACTTCACAGGCAGAACCCCCCCTTTTTCAGCGATTCTCTTTGATGCAGAGGAAGAGGAATGCTTTGTCTACTTCTTCAATGAAAGTGAGCTGGTGAAAGCTGCAGCGCTCCCTCTCGGGGAATGGCCCTCCAGGGCCGAGACTCTCAAGTCCCTCAACGAGAAGACCGTGACAATCGGCTCTTCCCTCTTTTCAGCCGGCACCATCATCTCATTCTCAAACTTCGGCGAGCGGATTTCCCTTGTCCTTGAAAGGGTCCGGCAGGACTGCCCCTCGGGGCTCAGTGATAAAAAGAAAGCCACCATAAAGCTTCTGAACCTCATGAAGCCTGCCACTTCTCTCACAGAGCTCAACAAGGTGCACATGGCATGTTTTATTGAAAAGCACCTTGAGGGAAGGAGCGGGAGCCTTGCAGACCTGCTGCGCGAAGAGGGTCTTCTCACCGAGGCCCTCTATGAAAAATGCCTGGCCCTCTCGAAGACGGGAAGACCCGTCGAGGCCCTTTTCCCGGAGCAGGGCGTTTTCCCGCGCAAGGCCCTCACGAGAGTCATTGCACGCTGGGCCGATTACGAATATCTTGACATCGACGATGAGGAAATCGACGAGAATCTCGCAGACCTCATGGGTATTGAGTTTTGCCGGGCGCACCATCTCCTTCCCTGCCGGCTCACAGATGATGAAGTCCTCGTTGCCGCTGCAGACCCGTCTCTCAGAGAACCCCTGCAGGCTGTTGAAGAGAAGATCGGCAAAAAGGCTGTGGCGAAAATGAGCGCCGAGGAAGACATAAGGGAATTGACAGAAGACCTTTTCAAACATATGGGCAGCGGTGAGTGAAGCCCGCGGCGGCAGTCTATGCTCTTTTCGGGGGAGAGCCCTGCGGTGTCTTCAGGTGAGAGATATTATCACGGATGAGAAGCATCCCATGATCCAGATCC
It includes:
- a CDS encoding inositol monophosphatase family protein, whose protein sequence is MKDFMSHLARGAGKILLKYFRRPLEFTEKKDAGFVTRADLESEAYLIGEIQRRFPRSDIIAEESGERIGNNPLRWIIDPLDGTTNYGNAIPFFAVSIALEQQGSLTCGAIYNPVTEEYFYGEKGKGVWLNDEAVTISSQTDLSKAVLATGDTYYRGEGFRKDMEVITRVYAQCRVVRLQGSVALALAYTAAGKLDGFWLEHCNSWDVAAGIVMVREAGGIVEDFTREGPGAGIPSSIVAANLLLLPGIRDLLNRP